The Thermoproteota archaeon genome contains a region encoding:
- a CDS encoding AbrB/MazE/SpoVT family DNA-binding domain-containing protein: MGPRGQIVIPKLLRDALGIGPGDDVLIEVRGGEIVIRPGKDPEKFLEEFCGIVRNKLKERVDLERMIEEEVEERFALR, from the coding sequence GTGGGACCCCGGGGACAGATAGTCATACCGAAGCTGCTCAGGGATGCCCTCGGTATAGGCCCCGGCGATGACGTGCTGATCGAGGTGAGGGGAGGAGAGATTGTAATAAGACCAGGGAAGGATCCTGAGAAATTTTTGGAGGAATTCTGCGGGATAGTCCGAAACAAGCTGAAGGAGAGGGTGGACTTGGAGCGCATGATCGAGGAGGAGGTGGAGGAGAGGTTTGCTCTACGTTGA